One Rhinolophus ferrumequinum isolate MPI-CBG mRhiFer1 chromosome 10, mRhiFer1_v1.p, whole genome shotgun sequence genomic window, CTAAATAAGGAAGCCATGCTCTCAGGCCAAGAACTTTTGCCCAATTTGGGTCCTGGGTAGCTTCTCGCCTCCCGCTTCCCCTGGGCCCCCAGccaacccctccctccctcagagaTGCTCACTTCATTCCTGCCTCATAGTTGGAATGACAGTGGCTCCCAGAatccctggggcctggggagggtgATGGGGGTCTGGGGAGGCAGCCAGCCCAGGAGCAGGTTAATGTTACAGCCTGGATAAGTGAGCTGGGCCAGTTGACGTCAGGGTGATGATCGGTGGAGGGGAGGGCCGGGCTGCTGAACTATAAAGATAGGTCAAATCAAATATAATCAACTCAGGACCGAGCAAGCTGGAGAACTGGACAGCGTCCCCAAGCCATGGTCCCTACCAGCCGCGGCTCAGCCTGGGTCCCTCTGCTCCCGACCCAAGTGCCCGAAGCAGGCTTTGGTTTCATGTCAGCAGCCTTCATCTGCCTTCCAAAAATAAGCCCCTGCCGCCATGCCgaggggagaaaaacaagaagGGCGGTATTTTTAGGGCCATTAACTCTGACCACGTGCCTGAGAGGCAAGGTGGATGCGCCTGGCACAGAGGCTACTCATGACTATGTGCTGGGGAGCGGGACGTCTGCAGGGCACGCTGCAGGCCCTGGTCTTCCTGGGCATCCTGCTGGGCATGGTGGCGCCCTCTCCTGCGGGCACCCGCGCCAACAGCACACTGCTGGACTCGAGGGGCTGGGGCACCCTGCTGTCCAGGTCCCGAGCTGGGCTAGCTGGAGACATCGCTGGGGTCAATTGGGAAAGTGGCTATTTGGTGGGGATCAAGCGGCAGCGGAGGCTGTACTGCAACGTGGGCATCGGCTTCCACCTCCAGGTGCTACCCGGCGGCCGGATCAGCGGGAGCCACGAGGAGAACCCCTACAGTGAGTGCCGGTTGCAGCCAGTTGGGAAGCTGAGGGCTTGGGCTCAGGCAGGGCGAGACGATGAAGGGGCCTTGCTCTGATGCAGGGGGTCCCATGATGCAGGGGGGAGAAATGGTGTTCTCCACTGGGATGCCCATAACAGACTCGCCCTGACCCTGTCAAGGGGCAGGCTCAATATGCGGAGGCCCGAGCATCCCAGTGTGCTTGGCCATCATCCCACGGAGCCCCGTGGCACTAATTACTCCAGCATTACGGGCCCATCCGTGGCCATAGAAGACCACAGGGAACCGTCAGCCTAGGAAGCTGTACGGCcaggatggggagaaaagtgAGGACCAAATGAGACAcagcttatttttatttagcttctccctttgagaaggaaaagcaagtgGTTTGCAAACTTTCTAGCTGAAGCACATCCTTCTTTGTATTTCAACCTGCCCCCTCTATCCCCAGATCTGCGTTCTACGAGTTGATGGATTGCTGGATAGATAGGCTCATCCCATCCAAGAGGGGGTGGGGGTCTACAGGATCCAGGCAAGCCTCACCCTCTATGTGGCTGCAGCGTTTGCAAGATTAAATGGGTTGAGATTTGTTGAAACATGtagagtatatatttttaacaaaactaaTCAGAATTCATTTTTGCTGCGCAAGTCAAGGACCTCATGTGATTAAGTCAGTGAAAGCCCAGATTCAAAGCCAATCTTTAGATACCTAAGTGGCCACTGTGATCTCTAACTCTGATGTCACAACAGTCCCTTGCGGAGCTGGAGTTTTGACAGTATAGTGGCAAGACTTGCCAAATCTAGCTGCTGGATCTCCTAAAATTAGAGAGATTGCGGACAAAGGTGATGGAGGGTTTGCCTTTCTAGGAGCAGGGGGATAGGCTTAGATGTTCTTGCAGGGTCATCTTTAGATTGATGTCCCACCTGATTTGTACAAGCCTTAGGTATCactgcctccatttccttgtcAGGCCTCCTGGAGATTTCCACAGTGGAGAGAGGTGTGGTGAGTCTCTTTGGAGTGAAAAGTGCCCTCTTCATTGCCATGAACAGTAAAGGAAGATTATACGCGACGGTGAGTTCATCAGGCCAGGGGAAGAAAGCCCCAGGCTGTACAAGGCTTGAAGCTTACACagtgaagaaaataatgcaaactCTTGAGTAGAGAAGTGAATACGCAtctagaatgagaaaagaagggGGCTGTGGAAGGAGCCTGTGCAGGTTAGAGGCCTCAGAGCTCAGGCTTTGTAAGCTTCACAGTGTAGCGCCCCCTGCATCAGACCACGACTTTCTGATCCCACCTGCCAGAGCCTTTGTAATTACACAGAAACCACAGCTCAGAGGGCTACTGGGTCTGAGGGAAACCTGCATTTTGGCATACAGCTGTCATACAGGCTATGGGTCAGCTTTGATTCCCTGATCTGGAGAGGCCCACAGAAGCAAGTCTATCTCTCAGCCTGAGTGTGCTGTTCTCCACGACCCGCCCTCCGAGAGGTGTCTGGAGCCTGAGCGCCAtaggaaggagaaatggaggtTCTTTTCCTCACCGTCATCGGTGCGTGGAAATTTTAGTGTAAGGTTTTAAGTCCTCTGATCCCTGATCCCATGCACTGGAGAAGCATCCTCCCCATTATGTCCCCCTGGTGGGCCAGGCCCAGACCTCCTCCTCTCCATCACAGATCACCCCTGCGAGGTTCACCTTGCCCACTCCTGAGCACACTTACCAAAATCTCTGACCCCCTCCATCCCGGGTCTCTCAGCCCATGATTTGTCTTATTCCAAAATATGGACTAGGAAAGCTTCCCTATGatgttgaagaaactgagagttCCTGTGACAGAAATAAGAAGGCTAAAAAGGAAGAGCTCTGAGCAATCATCAAGGAATACCGGAGTTATTTATGGGGAGGGTGTGGAGGGTTGCTCTACCTCTCCTTGGAGACAGACTGAGAATCAGCAAGTGAACAGAGAGATCTGGGATTGGTGCCAGCTTCTGGGGAGAGTGTCCCAACAGAGGAGCTCTGTTACATACCTGAATGTGGTGCTCAGGTGGCCTGTGCCCTTGATCTTCAGCACTAACACCTCTCAGTCAGGGTGGTTTATGTGGAGACGGGTCATGGATTAAATTCTGTGGGTCTCTGAAGTAAGACAAGTAGCTGGAGGGTAGGCGGGGCAGGAGCTGGACCGCGGGTCCCAGTCTGCACACCAAATGCACTCCTGCTGCAGGTCTTACACGCGTTCCCTGCAGAGAGAGCCCTCACAGGTCCACACACAGCCATGACTGACAGGAGACCTGGGAGACCCCTGTCTCAATTGTAAAGTGAGGGTGAAGATCCCTCCGCAGGGCACcaaacagtaggtgctcagtatggGAGAGCTGTGTATGGGCCAAGGAGGGCGAGGCACCCTGCCGTGAGGCTCTTTCCTTGGGCGGAGACCTGTGGGAGGACCGTTGTTCACATCACCTTGGTAACTTGTGAAAAAGTGCAGCTTTCCAGGGACCTTCCTCAGAGATGCTTATCCAGTAGGACTGGGCTGGGGACCTGGaaatcagtttgtttgtttttgttttttaagtttctctGGTGTTTCTGAGGCATAAGCAGGCTTGATGATGCCAGGCTACATggcctctgctctgccctggATGACACCAGCCCTGAAAGCTGGAGGGCTGGGGAGATGAAAGCCTCTCTGGCTTGGGAGATTTATCCCTCTCTGCAAAGATGGCGGAGAGAACAGGAGGCAGCTGGGAACAGCCTGGGTTTTGTGGAGTGAGCACCCCTCTGTGCAGTGAGCCATCCCCAAGAGCCCCTTCTCAGCAGCCTGCATAACGCCTGGGGTCCCACTGGTTGGAGAGCAGGTAATGGGGGTGTTAGCTAAGGGCCTCTCTGGCAGGCGAATCTCCTGGAAGGAAGCACTCCTTACAGAAACCCTTCTCCTGGCCACCTCTATAAACAAGCTGTTTAGTATTTCTCCTTACCCAGAAAGGATTCAGCTGTGAGGCAGGGAAAGTCCACAAACGCAGGGGAAACTTATCCACTTCCCACTTCAAGTCATGCTACTGGTAGGAGAAGCTGGGGGAGGCTGGGAACAGGAGATTTAATAATCAGAGAACGGGCCGCAAAGGGGTAAGCATTCAGAGCAACCAAGGGAAGGGAAATATCTCTGAAATGTGGGCTGACTCCTAAGGTCAGAGACCCCCTGGCCCTCACCCCTGCAAAGGGAGCAAGCAGGGCTCACTACTGAGCAGTCCAGGAAGAAGGGGGACTATGGGGAGAGAAGACTGTCCTCTCTTCattctccccgcccccccagacGCCACATACCCTCCCCGAAGCATTTGGCCCAGGAGCACCTTCTCCGTGGAGGTGGGATGTCTCCTCTTTggagcccagggccaggcagccTGTGTACAGAGaggggctgagctgtgccccaAGCCTGGGCACCTGAGGCTTTCTGCGGCTGAGCACCAGAAGCTCCAGAaccacctccacccctcccccgccaacCCTCTGGCCCTGTTATCATAGTCTAAAAAAACAATTGCCAACTGATCCGCAGAGCCAGGAAGACTCCTGCTGGGTGATGATTTCATTCACACTATTTCACTTTAAGCCCCCTGAGCTGCCTCATCTCCCTGCCGCTCAGCTGCTACTGCTGCTAAATGGGATTCCTTGTGGGAGGAGGGGAACCCTTCTGGGGCGGGGCATAGGGGACAACCCGTGGTCGTGGTCGCAGAATTAGTGCCAAGAAAGCCCCCCTGAGGGAAAGTGTCCTCCCCACAGGTCTCCGCCCTAGGAAAGAGCCTCACGGCAGGGTGCCTCGCCCTCCTTGGCCCATACACAGCTCCTccatactgagcacctactgtttgGTGCCCTGCGGAGGGATCTTCACCCTCACTTTACAATTGAGACACGGGTCTCCCAGGTCTCCTGTCAGTCATGGCTGTGTGTGGACCTGTGAGGGCTCTCTCTGCAGGGAACGCGTGTAAGACCTGCAGCAGGAGTGCATTTGGTGTGCAGACTGGGACCCGCGGTCCAGCTCCTGCCCCGCCTACCCTCCAGTTACTGCAAGGTCACTGATCTTCTCTGGGCCTGGACCTCTGCTCTCTCAGGTTAGGCTGAGGCAGAAATCAGTGATTCTAATCTCCtttttaacattgaaaaaataaaatcaaagatcTCTATCTGACAGTGGTTCTATTAGAATCCTTTGGCTGAGAATAATACCTGGGGACAAAAAGGTACCAGACATTCAGTTGTGCTTTTAAGTGATTTTAGTTTTACTAATTATAATTGTGTCTGCATCATTTTAATCAATAGTAGTATGACAATGTGCAAAACACATGG contains:
- the FGF6 gene encoding fibroblast growth factor 6 → MRLAQRLLMTMCWGAGRLQGTLQALVFLGILLGMVAPSPAGTRANSTLLDSRGWGTLLSRSRAGLAGDIAGVNWESGYLVGIKRQRRLYCNVGIGFHLQVLPGGRISGSHEENPYSLLEISTVERGVVSLFGVKSALFIAMNSKGRLYATPSFQEECKFRETLLPNNYNAYESDLHRGTYIALSKYGRVKRGSKVSPIMTVTHFLPRI